The Rhizobium leguminosarum genome includes a window with the following:
- a CDS encoding tail fiber protein, whose protein sequence is MTKEQKMFAGPPIGAVCPFAGQVAPTSRSVNTIWSNTPCASSGVAAGTNAEAPISYVEAQGWMPCDGRYLRAAAYPELYAVLGGLYGERSSTADLEFRIPDYRGLFLRGFDAGAGMDPDAKRRLDPTGNNVANVVGSLQCDALQVHAHPYEITTPAGISQQGSAAGTSVSSKSTGSPENPARTALETRPKNVAVNYLIKFR, encoded by the coding sequence TTGACCAAGGAACAAAAGATGTTTGCAGGGCCTCCAATCGGTGCGGTCTGTCCCTTTGCGGGGCAAGTTGCCCCTACCTCGCGCTCGGTCAATACAATCTGGAGCAACACGCCCTGCGCAAGCTCTGGCGTGGCTGCGGGTACAAATGCGGAAGCTCCTATCAGCTACGTCGAAGCCCAGGGATGGATGCCTTGCGACGGACGCTATCTTAGGGCTGCCGCTTATCCAGAACTCTATGCCGTTCTCGGCGGACTCTATGGAGAGCGGAGTTCTACGGCCGATCTGGAATTTCGGATTCCAGACTACCGTGGGCTGTTCCTGCGCGGCTTCGATGCCGGTGCCGGTATGGACCCTGACGCGAAACGACGGCTAGATCCAACTGGCAATAATGTTGCGAATGTTGTTGGATCACTCCAATGCGATGCTCTGCAAGTTCACGCGCATCCCTATGAGATAACGACGCCGGCGGGAATTTCGCAACAGGGCAGTGCCGCCGGAACTTCCGTTTCAAGCAAATCGACAGGTTCACCGGAAAATCCGGCACGCACAGCTCTTGAGACGCGTCCCAAGAACGTGGCCGTGAACTACCTGATCAAGTTTCGATAA
- a CDS encoding helix-turn-helix transcriptional regulator yields the protein MKEESSTVSNLVFDFLSESASAKSKDDVLLLLGKISQYFGFSYFAISGIPSPPERIDPYFVLGNWSAVWFDRYRENNYVHADPIVQLSKTCDHAFVWSEALRDQKLTRQSRRVMNEAREFKLIDGFSVPLHTAAGFQSIVSFGAEKVELSTRHRSALYLMAAYAHSLLRAEIGNDASRKVQALPMITTREREIIHWCAAGKTAIEIATILGRSHRTIQNVILNIQRKLNVVNTPQMIAESFRLRIIR from the coding sequence GTGAAGGAAGAATCCTCAACGGTCTCGAATCTGGTGTTCGATTTCCTGTCAGAGTCAGCCAGTGCAAAGAGCAAAGACGATGTGTTACTCTTACTTGGCAAAATTTCACAATATTTCGGGTTTAGTTATTTCGCGATATCCGGAATCCCCTCGCCTCCGGAGCGAATTGATCCCTATTTCGTTTTGGGCAATTGGTCAGCCGTGTGGTTTGATCGCTATCGTGAAAACAACTATGTCCACGCTGACCCCATAGTGCAGCTTAGCAAGACATGTGATCACGCATTTGTTTGGTCGGAAGCTCTGCGAGATCAAAAACTCACTCGGCAGAGCCGTCGCGTCATGAATGAGGCACGCGAATTCAAGTTGATTGACGGCTTCAGCGTTCCTTTACACACTGCCGCTGGGTTTCAATCTATTGTCAGTTTTGGAGCGGAAAAGGTAGAGCTCTCAACCCGCCACCGAAGCGCGCTCTATCTGATGGCGGCTTACGCGCACAGCTTGCTCCGCGCCGAAATTGGGAATGATGCCAGTCGAAAAGTTCAGGCCTTACCCATGATCACAACGCGAGAGCGCGAAATCATCCATTGGTGTGCCGCAGGCAAAACAGCAATAGAGATCGCAACGATTCTCGGACGATCCCATCGAACCATCCAAAATGTCATTTTGAACATCCAGCGAAAGCTTAATGTGGTTAATACACCTCAGATGATTGCCGAAAGCTTTCGTCTCAGAATCATTCGCTGA